Below is a genomic region from Dioscorea cayenensis subsp. rotundata cultivar TDr96_F1 chromosome 14, TDr96_F1_v2_PseudoChromosome.rev07_lg8_w22 25.fasta, whole genome shotgun sequence.
ATATTGAGATCAATGAATGTATCAAGGCATGTGGACTTGATAGAAATACAGTTGGAATCTCCTCAGATTCTCTCTTGGATTCTCATTTCACTCAGAAACTTTGCTCTTCTAAGTGCTATAATTCTTGCCCAAATATTGTTGATCTATACTTCAATCTTGCTGCTGGTGAAGGTATACTATATATATTCgattaaatatttagatcgATTTCAAAGATAATTTAGATATTAGAGATCTTAATAGGTAGATATCTgttataacttttaaaatgaattggtctcaattaatatatatttgatttgcatttaatatggtattaaataaattttatgagtTCAATGTATGATTAATTAAGAATAACTATTATGcatcattacaaaaaaaacatattggtttaaatataaatatctcattttttttatcttttcagtATAAGTAGGTtctaatagtatatatatatatatatataagttttagATGATGTTTAAGTTTATTCTTGTTAGATGCAAATTAAGCATACTATTTATGCTCAATTCAATTTCAAAAGCTTAAACACATAAGATAAGAActcacgtatatatatatatccatatttttttttaattaatatatgtggCACTACTAGTTACTCTAgcaatttcatttcatttaaatcttaaaaatataattttttgaataaaaataaatattacttaCTATTAGGTTAGTTCATCGAATAAAAATGCAATctcacatataaatatataaatatgaattttccTTAAAAATTTAGCTTCAATTGAGTctagataatatatatttaatatgcaGGTGCATTTCTCCCGAAATTATGTGAAGATCAAGAAACTAGTGTTCGTCGGGGAATATCAGAGATTCTGAGCTCCGGTATAGAAGCTGCAGGGCCAGTGTCTGGAAGATCAATTGCATGGGCTCCTTCTGCTCTTATTGAGAAAGGTCTTGCTAGTGAACCTGCAGAATCACCATgctaatttttatcattttatgccTCAACTTCTCTTCAAAGTTTGCTTGGAGTGCTCTTGTTGATCTtgaaatatctatatatctGTTTATGTATCTGTAAAAGttggtaaaatttaaaaattttacatatgcaatggattatttatataaaattttatgggCATTTGGTCCGTGGAATGagaatggtaatggtaatgaatatgaaaaaaataattcattgtaaataaaaaaaataaaaaaaatatgacaaaattaCTTATACATGTGTGatatatacaataaaataatataaaaaaatcaaaacaaaattagaataaaaatgttataatatattatatattatatattaaaattagtatGTCTTGAAGGAAATTAAAAGAAGTGAAAAAGCAGAAAGAAGGGGAGTCTGTGGGGGTGGGCCCACTCCACACAAaatgtaaaaaacaaataaaaaaaaggggccAATTAAATGGAATCAAATGGCGGCAGAGGAAGATTTTGGTACTGTTAAGTAGATTTAAcaatgtgtatatattttaaaatgtaattaaaattttaagatgttattgtttttaccGTCATTTCTCCCGTTTTCTCTTTAACTTATTTAATATCCTAAACATGCATGAATCTCAGTAAACATActtcatcaaagaaaaaatgcaagaaaaacatataaaaaatagaaagagaaataataataataataataataataataataataataagaagaagaagaagaagaagaagaagaagtatagTTTGAATGAGGGATGTTTAGGCTATTAAAAAGTTATGAAAACAAATTCAGTATATTTggaaatttgaattaaaattttaaaaagttccTTTTACCTTCATTTCtcctatcatttttttttttttgaatgcaaATAAGATCACATGAATCTCGGTGAATTTGCTAATGAGTTCacaggaaaagaaaataaaaaaataaagaaaataaagaaaaaaataacaaaagaaaatagtttGAAGAAGATATGTTTAGGatattaaataagttaaaaaaaaatctatctatcattttgaaattttatctaGGATTTGCAAGTTCTGtttcctaaaataaaatgtGCCATATTAATGTTGAATAACTATTTGATTAGATTTGTGgtttgataataattaatactattaattttttttaagtaggcttgataataattattaggTTTGAGCA
It encodes:
- the LOC120276475 gene encoding uncharacterized protein LOC120276475, with the protein product MASWTTFLFLALTLLFYTQSSLGMITCEDLDQNSCAFAVSSSGNRCVLEMKLRRSGYLELFCRTSDIETEKLKDYIEINECIKACGLDRNTVGISSDSLLDSHFTQKLCSSKCYNSCPNIVDLYFNLAAGEGAFLPKLCEDQETSVRRGISEILSSGIEAAGPVSGRSIAWAPSALIEKGLASEPAESPC